In one Salipiger abyssi genomic region, the following are encoded:
- a CDS encoding FKBP-type peptidyl-prolyl cis-trans isomerase: MTQVKTGDTVRIHYTGTLADGTTFDSSAGRDPLEFTVGSGQIIPGLDKAIPGMTIGDKKTVEIPSEEAYGPAHAEARQAVPRQEIPDHIPLDLGTQLQVQTPDGQTMQVVVAEVTETEVTLDANHPLAGKDLTFAIELVEIA; the protein is encoded by the coding sequence ATGACGCAGGTCAAGACCGGCGACACCGTACGCATTCATTACACCGGCACGCTTGCCGACGGCACCACCTTCGATTCCAGCGCCGGCCGCGACCCGCTGGAATTCACCGTGGGCTCGGGCCAGATCATTCCCGGTCTCGACAAGGCCATCCCGGGCATGACCATCGGCGACAAGAAAACCGTCGAGATCCCCTCGGAAGAGGCCTATGGCCCGGCCCATGCCGAAGCCCGCCAGGCGGTGCCGCGGCAGGAAATTCCCGATCATATTCCGCTGGATCTGGGCACGCAGCTGCAAGTGCAGACCCCCGACGGCCAGACCATGCAGGTGGTCGTCGCCGAGGTCACCGAGACCGAGGTCACGCTCGATGCCAACCACCCGCTGGCCGGCAAGGATCTGACCTTCGCCATCGAGCTGGTCGAGATCGCCTGA
- a CDS encoding haloacid dehalogenase type II — MAITTCVFDAYGTLFDVAAAARGAAETPGRETLAAVWQALAEDWRRKQLEYSWLRAITGEHVSFWQVTQDGLDWAMERHGLDDPALREALLALYWELAAYPEVPALLARLTEAGKRCAILSNGSPDMLSGAVESAGIGAYLDAVLSVEEVGVFKPARAVYDMVGERFGTAPFEVLFVSSNGWDAAGAAAYGFRTVWVNRAGLPLDRLPARPQHVLSELSPIPELL; from the coding sequence ATGGCGATCACAACCTGCGTCTTCGACGCTTACGGAACATTGTTCGATGTCGCCGCCGCCGCGCGCGGGGCTGCCGAGACCCCGGGCCGCGAGACGCTGGCGGCGGTCTGGCAGGCGCTGGCCGAGGATTGGCGGCGCAAGCAGCTGGAATATTCCTGGCTGCGCGCCATCACCGGCGAGCATGTCTCGTTCTGGCAGGTCACGCAGGACGGGCTCGACTGGGCGATGGAGCGTCACGGGCTGGACGACCCGGCGCTTCGCGAGGCGCTGCTGGCGCTTTACTGGGAGCTTGCCGCCTATCCCGAGGTGCCGGCGCTGCTGGCGCGGCTGACCGAGGCGGGCAAGCGCTGCGCGATCCTGTCGAACGGATCGCCCGACATGCTCTCGGGCGCGGTGGAGAGTGCCGGCATCGGCGCCTATCTCGACGCGGTGCTGTCAGTCGAGGAGGTGGGTGTCTTCAAGCCGGCGCGCGCGGTCTACGATATGGTCGGCGAGCGCTTTGGCACCGCGCCCTTCGAGGTGCTCTTCGTCTCGTCGAACGGCTGGGACGCGGCGGGGGCCGCCGCCTATGGATTCCGCACCGTCTGGGTGAACCGCGCCGGCCTGCCGCTGGACCGCTTGCCGGCGCGCCCGCAGCATGTTCTGAGTGAGCTCTCACCGATACCGGAGCTTCTCTGA